GCAAGAAGACCGCCGACTCGGTCATCGACAACTTCCGCGACGTGTACTACGGCCGGGAGCTGTCGTGGTCGCCGCCGCGCGCCCACGCCGACCGCGACGTCGCGAGCACGGTGGCCGAGGCGGTCGCCAACAAGGGCAAGGACGCGACGACCGCCTTCGCCGAGGGCGTCGCGGAGGCGGTCGGGAACAACGACCGGCTCGCCCGGTCCGAGGTCGCCGCGATCGTCGACGAGGTCGCCGAGACGGTCGCGGACGACACGGGCAAGACGTTCGGCGGCACCGTCCGCGAGAACGCGGTCGACGCCGCGTGGCGAGCGGTCACCGGAGTCGGCGGCGACGAGGACGGAGACGCGGCCGACGCGTCCGGCGAGGGCGACGCGGACGACGAGGGCGACACCATCGAGTCCCCGCTCGTCCCCGACATCTACGCCCTGGTCGACGACGCGACGTCGACCCGGAAGGACGACGCCGCGATCCAGGCGATGGCCGAGGCGCTGGCGCGCCGGTTCGAGAACCTCGACGGCGACGCGTTCCGGGTCACGCTCGACGACCTCGAACGGCTCGTCGCCGACGCGGCGTCGTTCGTCGCCGAGCAGCGAGACGCGACGTTCGGCGAGACCGCCCGCGAGAACGTCGTCGAGGCGTTCTGGTCGCGGGCGGTGACGGTCCCGGACGACCCGCCGAAGGTGAAGGCGATCGCGGGGAGCCGGGACGCGGCCGCCGACCTGCTCGAAGCGATGCGGACCACGGACATCCTCGCGCCGCCGACCGACTGCCTCGCGCCGATCACGGAGGAACTGGTCGAGGCGGGGCTGCGGAAGGAGTACGACGCCGACTTCTACGCGGCCGCGACCCGCGACGCCGACGTTCACGGCGGCGACCCCTTCATCGTCGAGGCCGGCATCGCCTACGGTGGGGAGATCCCGTCGGAGGGGTCGGTCGAACTGCTGCGGTTCGCGAACCGCGTCCCGCTCGTCTACCAGCGCGGCGCGTGCGCGACGACGGACGTGATCAAGGGGATCGGCTGGCGGAACTACGGGTTAGACCAGCCCGGCGGCTCCGGCATGCCGAACGGGCCGGCGGTCATCAGCATCCACGTCGCCTCCACCAACGTCCCGTTCACGAGCGAGTCGAAGGACGCGCTCGCGAACGTCCCGGAGATCGAAGACGAGATCGAACTGGCGGTGCGCGAGGCGGCCCGCGAGCTGAAGTCGTTCCTCAACAAGCGGCGCTCGATGCAGCAGCGCCGGGAGAAACAGGACGTCCTCGGTCGGATCCTCCCCGAGATGGCCGACAAGGTGTCGGAGGTGACGGGCCGGTCGCGCCCCGACATCGACGGGGCCTTGGCGCGGATCATGAACAACGTCAGCGTCGAGCGCGAGGTGAACGGCGAGACGGTGACGCTGGTGGTCGAGAACCACTCGGACGTGAACGAGGAGCTGGAGATCACGGACATCGTCTCGGCGGAGCCGACCGACCTCTCGGACGGGACGGCCGTGGACATGGACGGCGAGTGGTTCGTCCAGTGGAAGCCCGAGGTGCCCTCGGGCGACGAGCGGGAACTGACGTACGCGGTCGACGGCGACGCGGAGTTCGAGGTCAGCGTCGGCGGCGTGGAGACGGAGAAACTGACGGTGAACGCCTAAATGACGACCGAAAGCGACGCACGAGACGAGCTGATCGACCTGGCCGCGGACTTCTACGACCAGTTCGCGGACGGGAGGATCCCGGAGATGACGCTCCCCAC
This genomic stretch from Halorubrum hochsteinianum harbors:
- a CDS encoding DNA topoisomerase VI subunit B, giving the protein MTSFQSTIGDEEGIAEELAEGQREISIAEFFEKNKHMLGFDSGARGLVTAVKEAVDNALDATEEAGYLPDIYIEIEEVGDYYRLVIEDNGPGITKEQLPKVFGKLLYGSRFHAREQSRGQQGIGISAAVLYSQLTSGQPAKITSRPKGQSRAQYFELIIDTDTNEPEIQTDEETTWDRPHGTRIELEMEANMRARQQLHDYVKHTAVVNPHARLELREPGLDEPMKFERATDELPAETHEIRPHPHGVELGSLIKMLEATESYSVSGFLQEEFTRVGKKTADSVIDNFRDVYYGRELSWSPPRAHADRDVASTVAEAVANKGKDATTAFAEGVAEAVGNNDRLARSEVAAIVDEVAETVADDTGKTFGGTVRENAVDAAWRAVTGVGGDEDGDAADASGEGDADDEGDTIESPLVPDIYALVDDATSTRKDDAAIQAMAEALARRFENLDGDAFRVTLDDLERLVADAASFVAEQRDATFGETARENVVEAFWSRAVTVPDDPPKVKAIAGSRDAAADLLEAMRTTDILAPPTDCLAPITEELVEAGLRKEYDADFYAAATRDADVHGGDPFIVEAGIAYGGEIPSEGSVELLRFANRVPLVYQRGACATTDVIKGIGWRNYGLDQPGGSGMPNGPAVISIHVASTNVPFTSESKDALANVPEIEDEIELAVREAARELKSFLNKRRSMQQRREKQDVLGRILPEMADKVSEVTGRSRPDIDGALARIMNNVSVEREVNGETVTLVVENHSDVNEELEITDIVSAEPTDLSDGTAVDMDGEWFVQWKPEVPSGDERELTYAVDGDAEFEVSVGGVETEKLTVNA